From a region of the Gossypium raimondii isolate GPD5lz chromosome 10, ASM2569854v1, whole genome shotgun sequence genome:
- the LOC105778051 gene encoding shikimate O-hydroxycinnamoyltransferase gives MEITIKESAIVRPAEDTPKRSLWNSNLDIVMTRYHIPTVYYYKPNGSSDFFDTGRLKEALSKILVPFYPIAGRLGYDENGRLEIICNGEGVLFVEAETTSVMEHLIGDFTENHQVLSLVPKVDYSEGISSYPLIVLQVTKFKCGGVCLGVGIQHTLGDGAAALHFINSWADTSRGLTPAIAPFIDRTLLRARDPPTPKLHHVEYDPSPALMSASKSQSDDHKPSIVSTLELTADQLNTLKAKAKVANANGGVKYSSFNILAAHIWRCVSKARGLPADQDTKLYFPVDGRYRLDPPLPPGYFGNVIFTTALIAQAGDLETESFTDTIKRIHERLNQINDEYLRSAIDYIEKVPDLNTLVRGPHTFRCPNLVVVPWNWLPIYEADFGWGCPIYMGPGNVVQEGKIYILPSPTNDGSLTLAARLEIPHMKVFEKLIYEF, from the exons ATGGAGATTACTATAAAGGAGTCTGCTATTGTTCGTCCAGCTGAAGACACTCCCAAACGAAGTCTATGGAACTCCAATTTAGATATAGTGATGACAAGATACCACATCCCTACTGTATACTATTACAAGCCAAATGGTTCTTCTGATTTCTTTGATACTGGAAGGCTTAAAGAAGCTTTGAGCAAGATTCTTGTCCCATTTTACCCTATTGCTGGAAGGTTGGGGTATGATGAAAATGGAAGACTTGAGATAATATGCAACGGTGAAGGAGTTTTATTCGTTGAAGCTGAAACTACTTCAGTCATGGAACATTTGATTGGTGATTTTACCGAGAACCATCAAGTTTTAAGTTTAGTCCCTAAAGTCGACTATTCTGAAGGAATATCTTCCTATCCACTTATTGTATTGCAG GTAACTAAGTTCAAATGCGGTGGAGTTTGTCTTGGAGTAGGGATTCAACATACTTTAGGAGATGGCGCAGCGGCTCTTCATTTCATCAATAGTTGGGCTGACACTTCACGGGGCTTGACGCCTGCCATTGCACCATTCATTGATCGAACTCTTCTTCGTGCTCGGGACCCACCAACGCCTAAGCTCCACCATGTTGAATATGACCCTTCACCGGCATTGATGTCTGCATCAAAATCTCAATCAGATGATCATAAGCCATCCATTGTCTCCACCTTAGAGCTCACAGCTGATCAATTGAATACCCTGAAAGCCAAAGCAAAAGTTGCAAATGCAAACGGTGGTGTAAAATATAGCAGCTTCAACATCTTGGCTGCACATATATGGCGCTGTGTAAGTAAAGCAAGGGGTCTTCCAGCTGATCAAGATACCAAGCTGTATTTTCCAGTTGACGGTCGATATAGATTGGATCCTCCGCTCCCACCAGGCTACTTCGGCAATGTAATCTTTACGACTGCACTAATTGCTCAAGCTGGTGATCTCGAAACCGAATCATTTACTGACACCATAAAGAGGATCCATGAACGATTAAATCAgataaatgatgaatatttaaGATCAGCTATTGATTACATTGAAAAAGTGCCTGATTTAAACACCTTGGTTAGAGGACCGCATACTTTTCGATGCCCAAACCTTGTTGTTGTTCCATGGAACTGGTTGCCTATATATGAGGCAGATTTCGGATGGGGTTGTCCCATATATATGGGGCCAGGGAATGTCGTCCAAGAAGGCAAAATTTACATACTACCAAGTCCAACTAACGATGGGAGTTTGACACTGGCAGCTCGTTTAGAGATCCCTCACatgaaagtttttgaaaaacttatttatgagttttaa
- the LOC105775331 gene encoding uncharacterized protein LOC105775331 yields the protein MKLSIDYKVAKSTPTLYVGEYWRASDGCGWRVRAAFIQRTQQWQIRKLEGRHTCTVTHMSQDHRKLDAKSICNCIMPLVKDNPIIPVSTLIADIQARFQYRVSYRKAWWAKQMAMQQLYGNWDEAYNELQGWISAMVEYIPGTVVELQMLPYRGPNGQLELGRRILLIAVAQDGNKKVLPIAFAIVESENFESWAYFIQNLRRHVPRQNNICIIFDRLKGLVSGGSVYCIYHITVNFHIKYKNKD from the exons ATGAAGTTGTCGATTGATTACAAGGTCGCCAAGTCTACACCGACATTATATGTTGGGGAATATTGGAGAGCCAGCGATGGGTGTGGTTGGCGGGTTCGGGCTGCATTTATACAGAGGACTCAACAGTGGCAAATACGAAAATTAGAAGGGCGTCATACATGTACTGTCACACATATGTCTCAAGACCACCGGAAATTGGATGCCAAAAGTATTTGCAACTGCATCATGCCACTAGTGAAAGATAACCCAATCATTCCTGTGTCGACATTGATTGCAGACATACAAGCTCGATTCCAATACAGAGTGTCGTACAGGAAAGCGTGGTGGGCAAAACAAATGGCCATGCAACAATTGTATGGCAACTGGGATGAGGCCTACAATGAACTTCAGGGTTGGATTTCAGCGATGGTGGAGTACATCCCAGGAACTGTCGTGGAGTTGCAAATGTTACCTTATAGAGGCCCGAATGGACAATTGGAACTAGGAAGAAGA ATACTTCTGATTGCGGTTGCACAAGATGGTAACAAAAAAGTACTACCGATCGCTTTCGCCATCGTGGAGTCAGAGAACTTCGAATCATGGGCATATTTCATTCAAAACTTACGGAGGCATGTTCCTAGACAAAACAACATTTGCATTATCTTCGATAGATTGAAGGGTCTTGTTTCGGGGGGTTCCGTTTATTGTATTTATCACATCACTGTCAACTTTCACATTAAGTACAAGAACAAAGACTAG